The Arcanobacterium pinnipediorum genome includes the window GCCAAAACTTCTAATGCGGTACGTTCGGCTGGTTCGGAGAGCGCATGCGTATCGCGACCAATATACAGCGGGCCGTCAATCTCATGTGCGCGGCGGTATTCAACAATAGCTTGCGTGGTTGCCACGATATGTGCTTCGTTGAAAGCACCATCGAAAGCTGAACCACGGTGACCAGAGGTACCAAACACAACCTGCTGGGCAGGGTTGTCCGGATCTGGTTCGATATCGTAGTAGGCGCTGATGAGAGCATCGACGTCGATCAGATCGGATGGTTGGGCCAGAGTTCCTGCGCGTTCATTCATAACTTCAGTCTACTAAACATTGCCGAATTTCGGTTAAATGTAATTACGCTTAGTGGCGATTCGTAACGCGATCCAACCCAGTGGCACCCGCCCCCAGAAAGTGAATAACCGATAGAGTACCGCGGTTGATAATGCTACCGAATACGGAATTCCGGCCAACACTAAACCACCGGTTAGCGCTGCTTCAACCGGACCGATACCACCCGGAGAAGGAACTAGCGAACCTACCGAGTTAGAAATGAGGTAAGTTACCGCCAATGTCACCAACGGTAACTGGTAGTCGAACGCCCCCAACGCAAAGCCGAAACAGGAAATAAAGGCAATCGTCATAATCAGTGAGCCGAATAATCCCAACAGCAAGCGTTGCGGATGAGTGCCCAGCCACACTAGCCGCGGCCAGATCTGTTCCACAGTGGGTTGGATCTTACGCAAAATCCACTGGCGTAGCGGTTTGATAAGGAAAACTGCGCCAATACCGGCCACACCGATACCAATACCGATCATGACTGAGTCTGATGGCATGGATAGCGAACCTAGTTCGCCGGTGACCAGCGTTAAAACCGCCAGAGATAAAATCGTCGTCACAAACTGTGCAACTTGAACCACGGTCACGGTAGCAACAGCGGCCGCGGTAGCCACATTCTTTTTTTGTAAGAATCGCAGATTTAGAGCAGCTGGCCCAATACCGGCCGGTGCCACCAAGGTCACCAGCGAAGCCGCGATTTGGATAATGATTGATTGACCGAGTGGAACATGCTCGCGAGTATATGCTTTCAACGTGATGGCGGCACCCAGATAGGTTATCAATCCCGCACAGAAAGATAGCACCATCCACATCGGGTTAGCAGATTTGATTGCCATTGCCAGATCGTGGAAATTAACCGAGGCAGCCAACAGATATACGGCGATAACACCAATTGACACTGTGATAATCGTTTTTGGTGAAAAACGCTTGATCTCAACTGATTCCATCGAACCCATGTCTGGTAAACGCTCTTCGAGCTCCTGGCGAATCTTTTGGAAATCTTTCGCTTTAGGGAAATCTTCGCGAGTGCGCGCTGGCATAATCGTTTTTTGGAGCAACGGAGCAAGTGACATGATCCGTTCAAAAGGAATCGCACGCGAGAGGGAATCTACGGCTCGATCTATTCCTACAACGCCAGAAAGCATGGCTAAAGTTTGGGCGAGATCAACGAGGCGAACTGTTTCGCCGGCAGTTATTGAACCATTTTGCCATTGGGTAATTTCTAGCCCCTGCTCGCCGTAGCGAATAGATCCAGCATGAATATCGCCGTGAGATAATCCGCGCAAATGAGCGTGTTGTATCGTTTGCCAAAACGAATCTAATTGATCGTCGGTGATGGTTTCGCCGGCAACATCGTCGAGTAGAACGGACTGCGAGGTTCGATAAACCAGGCACGCTGAGGAATCTGCGTAGGCACTGCCAACAAAAAGTGGCTGAGAAATATCGGCATCTTGAGCGCACAGTTGCATCAAAACGTGGTGCTCGGCGGCATCACGAAGCGTTCGCGCACCTTCCCGATAGGCGATTTTGAAACGCAGTTGACGCCATAGATTAGCCAAAATACTAACAATTATTTGATCTTCGTCAAGAACATGGACGTAGAATGACTCGTTATGAACATCGCGCACCACATACATGCGCGACACAGATTTTGGCCGAAATGCTGGAAATGTTGCGCGCATGCGCGCCGATAAATCAGCTGCATTAACGCCAGCTAAGGGTGAGATAGTTGAGACGCGGTCGGTAATTTCTTGTGCATCGCCTACGTGGTCGTCGTTACTGGAGTTATCCCACATGCGTGCAAGTCGCTGTAAGGCTCCGGCATCACTGTAGCCAATCGGGCTGCGCGCCTGAACCTGCCAGGACTGTACGTTATTCGTGACGTCTTCGTCGTAGCGAATAATCTCGACCGGATCAATCCCCGAGCGCCGGATAAGATCGACCAAAGATGTGCCAGTTAAACGCCGAGGTAACGTCCCAAGCGCAAAGCGGGCGCACAGCGCAACAGCGATTCCTAAGAAGATGGTGGCAACGGCGTTGGGAAGTGTGTAGGTGCCTTGAAGAGTTGCTAGTAGAGTAACTGCGATTGTCAAAATCCAGCCCCAGCGCACCAGACGTGAACTGCGGTATGTTCCCACAACGATGAGTAATGCGCTGATAACTGCAAGATAGGCAACGGGTTGCGTAAACATCTTTAAGGGGCTTACTGG containing:
- a CDS encoding lysylphosphatidylglycerol synthase transmembrane domain-containing protein; translated protein: MNTQPDSLTDTTHAPPRQVLLVDAPQRWIRQPADLVGALLAGGVIAGVVFLALYARLTVLAVTSDVRAATSSLLEQIFFLPINTLQGLVSFFLPIALIADLLIRRRWRALASALLASLVTIALVQTSRFLIEYAVSDGWISPVSPLKMFTQPVAYLAVISALLIVVGTYRSSRLVRWGWILTIAVTLLATLQGTYTLPNAVATIFLGIAVALCARFALGTLPRRLTGTSLVDLIRRSGIDPVEIIRYDEDVTNNVQSWQVQARSPIGYSDAGALQRLARMWDNSSNDDHVGDAQEITDRVSTISPLAGVNAADLSARMRATFPAFRPKSVSRMYVVRDVHNESFYVHVLDEDQIIVSILANLWRQLRFKIAYREGARTLRDAAEHHVLMQLCAQDADISQPLFVGSAYADSSACLVYRTSQSVLLDDVAGETITDDQLDSFWQTIQHAHLRGLSHGDIHAGSIRYGEQGLEITQWQNGSITAGETVRLVDLAQTLAMLSGVVGIDRAVDSLSRAIPFERIMSLAPLLQKTIMPARTREDFPKAKDFQKIRQELEERLPDMGSMESVEIKRFSPKTIITVSIGVIAVYLLAASVNFHDLAMAIKSANPMWMVLSFCAGLITYLGAAITLKAYTREHVPLGQSIIIQIAASLVTLVAPAGIGPAALNLRFLQKKNVATAAAVATVTVVQVAQFVTTILSLAVLTLVTGELGSLSMPSDSVMIGIGIGVAGIGAVFLIKPLRQWILRKIQPTVEQIWPRLVWLGTHPQRLLLGLFGSLIMTIAFISCFGFALGAFDYQLPLVTLAVTYLISNSVGSLVPSPGGIGPVEAALTGGLVLAGIPYSVALSTAVLYRLFTFWGRVPLGWIALRIATKRNYI